One region of Sulfuriroseicoccus oceanibius genomic DNA includes:
- a CDS encoding ABC transporter ATP-binding protein, whose protein sequence is MMSDISSEPVFEFRGVSKSYQMGESTVYALNEVDLQVREGEFLAILGPSGSGKSTLMHIMGCMDQPSAGEVLLDGEDVAKVSASKLARVRRSKVGFVFQTFNLLPKLSVLENVMLPMLYCHRKRADARKRAAEVLEMVGLSDRVGHMPGQLSGGQRQRVAIARSLVNDPRVILADEPTGNLDTASARRVLELFGELHERGRTVVLVTHDPRVADVAHRTIVVEDGRVSESGALTSFVGMVKESDGKEVR, encoded by the coding sequence ATGATGTCAGATATTTCCAGTGAGCCGGTGTTTGAGTTCCGCGGTGTCTCCAAGAGTTACCAGATGGGGGAATCCACGGTGTATGCGCTCAACGAGGTGGATCTGCAGGTGAGGGAGGGCGAGTTTCTTGCCATCCTGGGGCCGTCGGGCTCCGGTAAGTCGACCTTGATGCACATTATGGGCTGCATGGACCAGCCGAGTGCCGGCGAGGTTCTGCTGGATGGTGAGGATGTGGCGAAGGTGTCGGCGTCTAAGCTGGCGAGGGTTCGGCGTAGCAAGGTGGGGTTTGTGTTCCAGACCTTCAATTTGCTGCCGAAGTTGTCGGTGTTGGAGAATGTGATGCTGCCTATGTTGTATTGTCACCGCAAGCGGGCGGATGCGAGGAAACGCGCTGCCGAGGTCTTGGAGATGGTGGGGTTGTCTGATCGGGTGGGGCACATGCCGGGGCAGTTGTCCGGCGGTCAGCGTCAGCGGGTGGCGATTGCCAGATCGTTGGTGAATGATCCGCGGGTGATTTTGGCGGACGAGCCGACGGGCAACTTGGATACCGCGAGTGCAAGACGTGTGCTGGAGTTGTTTGGCGAGCTACACGAGCGCGGGCGGACGGTTGTTTTGGTGACGCATGACCCGCGGGTGGCGGATGTGGCGCACCGCACAATTGTGGTCGAAGACGGGCGGGTTTCGGAATCCGGTGCGTTGACGAGCTTTGTTGGAATGGTGAAGGAATCTGATGGGAAGGAGGTTCGATGA
- a CDS encoding efflux RND transporter periplasmic adaptor subunit produces MIRKIITFLILAGVIGGVGFYSLRMISTEEEDPNAGLEFVEVSRGDVVQTVSFVGTVQPVRLTEVKSEVSGRIINVAVEDGEAVEKGQLLLELDRTEIETEIEELRRQMVSNQLRKEQSERDEKRTAELYEKKFATDKEMEDAVTARKLAENELRIQEARLENLNDRLSKTRIHAPHGGVVLNLDVTEGEVMVGASSVSAGDVPMKIADLGQMLIEAEVSEVDLPRMEVGQAARITFPGMADLKLSGEVSSISPSAVADKAEVVFPVKVVLRDTDERVKPGISSLVSIDVQEEQGALVIPVSALFRERNETFVFVDAGDEFELRKVEIGLSAKSKVVIKSGLEEGESVTLGIPAGFDVEARRGEVGRWAKWR; encoded by the coding sequence ATGATTCGTAAGATAATTACTTTTTTGATTTTGGCGGGAGTGATCGGTGGCGTGGGCTTTTACTCGTTGCGGATGATTTCCACCGAAGAGGAAGATCCGAATGCCGGGTTGGAGTTTGTCGAGGTTTCGCGCGGCGATGTGGTTCAGACGGTGTCGTTTGTGGGCACGGTGCAGCCGGTCCGGTTGACAGAAGTGAAGTCCGAAGTTTCCGGGCGGATCATCAACGTGGCGGTTGAGGACGGCGAGGCGGTGGAGAAAGGTCAGCTTTTGTTGGAGCTCGACCGCACGGAGATTGAAACCGAGATCGAGGAACTGCGACGCCAGATGGTTTCCAATCAGTTGCGCAAAGAACAGTCGGAGCGCGATGAAAAGCGCACGGCCGAGCTTTACGAGAAGAAGTTTGCCACGGACAAAGAGATGGAGGATGCGGTGACCGCGCGCAAGTTGGCGGAGAACGAACTGAGGATTCAAGAGGCCAGATTGGAGAACTTGAACGACCGCTTGAGCAAGACCCGGATTCACGCGCCGCATGGCGGGGTGGTGTTGAACCTCGATGTGACCGAGGGCGAGGTGATGGTCGGGGCGAGTTCGGTTTCCGCAGGAGATGTGCCGATGAAGATTGCGGATCTCGGCCAGATGTTGATTGAAGCGGAGGTGAGCGAAGTGGATCTGCCGCGGATGGAAGTCGGACAGGCTGCGAGGATCACCTTTCCGGGGATGGCGGATTTGAAGCTGTCGGGCGAGGTAAGCAGTATTTCCCCGTCGGCGGTGGCGGATAAAGCGGAGGTTGTGTTCCCGGTTAAAGTGGTGTTGCGCGACACCGATGAGCGGGTGAAGCCGGGGATCAGTTCCTTGGTGTCGATTGACGTCCAAGAAGAGCAGGGAGCGCTCGTGATCCCGGTGTCTGCGTTGTTCCGTGAACGCAACGAGACCTTTGTGTTTGTGGATGCGGGAGATGAGTTTGAGCTGCGTAAGGTGGAGATCGGTCTCAGTGCGAAGAGCAAAGTGGTGATCAAATCGGGACTGGAGGAGGGGGAATCAGTGACCCTGGGGATCCCTGCGGGGTTTGATGTAGAGGCTCGCCGAGGTGAGGTGGGGCGCTGGGCGAAGTGGCGTTAG
- the bamD gene encoding outer membrane protein assembly factor BamD: protein MNLRNRLSSSAAVAITASVLASATLTTPADAGIFSKLFGGGDKEELPTQTELEKREQAAAELVAKAQEQEQKGDFKDAAKIYRKLVKKFPLTKFTADAAIRSAELFESEGEPTDAFDVYQKFIELSRDDKRYGEVLKAQYELAQRSKTGDFKRRVVGLPLDVPMNKKVEMFETVSTNSPRSPLAAQSLFAIGEVYQEAGKTQDAIMAYGRVVSAHGTRPQAPIAQFRIGQLHMATAAQGAKDTSTITSAREAFEDFLLAYPDHKLAPKAKELLKTVDKRQAAELLKVAKFYEKTEKYRAAALYYRDVIKRGGDEAVVEEAKARLAALQAKGGELNAPTTTDPEDSDGSLTKDRKDYVGPKSED from the coding sequence ATGAACTTGCGTAACCGACTCTCTTCCTCGGCTGCTGTGGCAATCACCGCATCGGTGCTGGCATCCGCCACCCTCACCACTCCGGCCGACGCCGGCATCTTCTCCAAGCTCTTCGGTGGCGGCGACAAGGAGGAGCTCCCGACCCAGACCGAGCTCGAAAAGCGCGAACAAGCCGCAGCCGAACTCGTCGCCAAAGCGCAAGAACAAGAACAAAAGGGCGACTTCAAGGACGCAGCCAAAATTTACCGCAAGCTGGTCAAAAAGTTCCCACTGACCAAGTTCACCGCAGACGCCGCAATCCGCAGCGCAGAGCTCTTCGAATCTGAAGGCGAACCAACCGACGCCTTCGACGTTTACCAAAAGTTCATCGAACTCAGCCGCGACGACAAACGTTACGGCGAAGTGCTGAAGGCTCAGTACGAACTGGCTCAACGCTCGAAGACCGGTGACTTCAAGCGCCGCGTGGTGGGTCTCCCTCTGGACGTGCCGATGAACAAAAAGGTCGAGATGTTTGAGACCGTTTCCACCAACTCCCCGCGCAGCCCGCTCGCAGCTCAGTCGCTCTTTGCTATCGGCGAAGTGTATCAGGAAGCTGGAAAGACCCAGGATGCCATCATGGCATACGGCCGAGTGGTCAGCGCTCACGGCACCCGCCCACAAGCACCGATCGCCCAGTTCCGCATCGGTCAATTGCACATGGCCACCGCCGCCCAGGGAGCCAAAGACACGTCGACCATCACTTCGGCTCGCGAAGCCTTTGAAGATTTCCTCCTCGCCTACCCGGATCACAAGCTCGCTCCAAAAGCGAAGGAACTACTCAAAACTGTCGACAAACGCCAGGCCGCAGAGTTGCTCAAGGTCGCAAAGTTCTACGAAAAGACCGAAAAGTACCGCGCTGCCGCACTCTACTACCGCGATGTGATCAAGCGCGGCGGTGACGAGGCCGTGGTCGAAGAGGCCAAGGCCCGACTGGCCGCACTTCAGGCAAAAGGCGGTGAACTCAACGCCCCCACCACCACAGACCCTGAAGACTCAGACGGTAGCCTGACCAAGGACCGCAAAGACTACGTCGGCCCAAAATCTGAAGATTAA
- the rsmI gene encoding 16S rRNA (cytidine(1402)-2'-O)-methyltransferase, translating to MSHQESSTTPRVVLVPTPIGNLGDITLRALDALKEASVIACEDTRRARILLKHFEIDKPTISLHEHNEASRSQEIIKRVQDGQVVAVVSDAGMPGISDPGLRLTNACADAGVPVEVLPGACAVPLALVGSGMPTEQFVFDGFLPPKSGRRQTMLTAALERESATSIFYESPHRLTKTLKALADLDPERWVCVARELTKKFETYHQGNASSLLEHFTKQPPKGEIVLLIAPQKLPKFLTDRSLSD from the coding sequence ATGAGCCATCAAGAATCATCCACCACTCCCCGCGTCGTCCTCGTCCCCACGCCCATTGGAAACCTGGGCGACATCACTCTGCGCGCGCTCGACGCCCTGAAAGAAGCCTCGGTCATCGCCTGCGAGGACACCCGCCGCGCGCGCATCCTGCTCAAGCACTTCGAAATCGACAAACCCACGATCAGCCTCCACGAACACAATGAGGCGTCGCGCTCACAAGAGATCATCAAACGCGTCCAAGACGGACAGGTCGTCGCCGTCGTCAGTGACGCCGGCATGCCCGGCATCTCGGATCCAGGCCTGCGGCTGACCAATGCCTGCGCCGATGCGGGGGTTCCCGTCGAGGTTCTCCCCGGAGCGTGCGCGGTGCCTCTCGCTCTCGTCGGATCCGGCATGCCAACCGAGCAGTTTGTCTTCGATGGCTTCCTGCCACCGAAATCCGGACGCCGCCAAACCATGCTCACCGCCGCACTCGAACGCGAGTCCGCCACCTCGATCTTCTACGAGTCTCCGCACCGCCTCACCAAAACCCTGAAGGCACTCGCCGATCTCGACCCCGAGCGCTGGGTCTGCGTCGCCCGCGAACTGACCAAGAAGTTTGAAACCTATCACCAGGGCAACGCGAGCTCACTGCTGGAGCACTTCACCAAGCAGCCACCAAAAGGCGAAATCGTTTTACTCATCGCCCCCCAAAAACTGCCCAAGTTCTTGACCGACAGATCCCTAAGTGATTAG
- a CDS encoding TolC family protein → MTTFQSYTFGTAFGLLMTGMSLAETGALVGKRSVIPVEQREVLSGRLSLREAVLTALELNPEIEIQREQQVATELQLDVARAEFDPVLSADSAGRYRREPRASSELDGAVQPESDGVTASMGVEKKLGTGASVGLDWQPLNRSATNSTFSTLNPSFSSELSLNVRQPLLKGGWGVNQIPTELAMVNVTSGKYQTMQVVIDTLRDVEVSYWQAGAAANELEIRAQAVELAKVILEETMARDTSRVDELEAKSNLLEREAALVDAQKQLDDATDNLLRVLGVLGEMEPGDLALQKVRVPADVEQLIDPEKRYAQALETSPRIAIQRARIDQAELEVERARYDVRPTLDLTASVGVSGRDADMRGAWSGAANQDGRAANAGIEFRIPWGSRAERAREASAESDLKRERLQVHAERLDLFGDVREACRAVEAALKRLAAADAAVEVNEVRFEEQQIRRRNGDSSLRALLEAQNDLDGSRLGQLQARVEVLTSLARLRALDGQLPETLGVVLVDGKAVEDVPEDQRS, encoded by the coding sequence GTGACTACCTTCCAATCTTACACCTTTGGCACTGCTTTCGGCTTGTTGATGACGGGAATGAGTCTGGCGGAGACTGGTGCGTTGGTGGGCAAGCGATCGGTGATCCCGGTGGAGCAGCGCGAAGTATTGAGTGGGCGGCTGAGTTTGCGCGAGGCGGTGCTTACGGCGCTGGAGTTGAACCCGGAGATAGAAATTCAGAGGGAGCAGCAAGTGGCGACCGAGCTGCAACTAGATGTTGCCAGAGCTGAGTTTGATCCTGTTTTGAGCGCGGATAGCGCCGGACGTTATAGGCGGGAACCCAGAGCCTCCAGTGAGTTGGACGGTGCGGTCCAGCCGGAAAGCGATGGCGTGACTGCCTCGATGGGGGTGGAAAAGAAACTGGGAACGGGGGCGTCCGTTGGTCTGGATTGGCAGCCTTTGAACCGCAGCGCGACTAACTCTACGTTCTCCACGTTGAACCCAAGCTTCTCGAGTGAGCTTTCGCTGAATGTGCGCCAGCCATTGCTGAAGGGCGGCTGGGGGGTGAACCAGATCCCGACCGAGTTGGCGATGGTCAATGTGACCAGTGGCAAGTACCAGACGATGCAGGTGGTGATTGATACCTTGCGGGATGTCGAGGTGAGTTACTGGCAGGCAGGAGCCGCGGCCAACGAGTTGGAGATCCGAGCTCAGGCGGTTGAGTTGGCGAAAGTTATTCTCGAGGAGACGATGGCGCGCGACACCAGCAGGGTGGACGAGTTGGAGGCCAAGTCCAACTTGCTTGAGCGCGAGGCCGCGTTAGTCGATGCGCAGAAGCAACTCGACGACGCAACCGACAATTTGCTGCGTGTGTTAGGGGTGCTGGGTGAGATGGAGCCGGGAGACCTGGCTCTGCAGAAAGTGCGGGTGCCTGCGGATGTGGAGCAGTTGATCGATCCGGAAAAGCGGTATGCCCAGGCATTGGAGACGAGCCCGCGGATTGCGATTCAGCGTGCGCGAATTGACCAGGCTGAGTTGGAGGTCGAGCGTGCGCGATATGATGTGCGGCCGACATTGGACCTTACGGCGAGTGTCGGGGTTTCCGGGCGGGACGCGGATATGCGGGGTGCCTGGTCCGGAGCAGCCAACCAGGACGGTCGTGCTGCCAATGCCGGGATTGAGTTTCGCATTCCCTGGGGATCGCGAGCGGAGCGGGCGCGTGAGGCGTCGGCCGAATCTGATTTGAAGCGCGAGCGCTTGCAGGTGCATGCCGAGCGCTTGGACCTTTTTGGCGATGTGCGCGAGGCCTGCCGTGCTGTGGAGGCCGCCCTCAAACGACTGGCGGCGGCCGATGCTGCGGTGGAAGTGAACGAGGTTCGTTTTGAAGAACAACAAATCCGCCGCCGCAACGGAGATTCCTCATTGCGCGCGCTCTTGGAAGCGCAGAACGATCTCGATGGTTCGCGCTTGGGGCAATTGCAGGCGCGGGTGGAAGTTTTGACGTCTCTGGCCCGGTTGCGGGCGCTGGACGGTCAGTTGCCGGAGACGCTTGGCGTGGTGTTGGTCGATGGGAAGGCGGTCGAGGATGTGCCTGAGGACCAACGTTCATGA
- the glgP gene encoding alpha-glucan family phosphorylase — translation MHPHLTFHVTPKLPERLEPLRQIVMNIWWSWEPEARGLFREINPELWHRVNHSPIRMLQLASQDRLVELSRDPDYLHRLDTTFRRFKTYLDRPDTYFKKRAADSPLNGPIAYFSAEFGFHESIPIYSGGLGILSGDHCKAASDLDLPFIGVTLLYRHGYFKQQINSDGWQEARELDQNFHQLPVEEVTINGKPLIIHVPMIHRNVAVKVWKMAVGRVTLYLLDTDVPENPHEDREITAQLYGGNKETRIQQEIILGMGGVRMFDALNIEPEVYHMNEGHSAFLSLERIRRRMASHNLSFRAALQVVAASNVFTTHTPVPAGNDAFSPNMMRHYFAGYCADSGISFDDFYTFGQATVHPDPDFSMTILALRTSRHANGVSALHGEVSREMWQNVWAGVPSSEVPISSVTNGVHTKTWLAPEFSRLFTKYLGDDWEDHITDTEFWGRVTNIPAEKLWSTHQHLKSRLVDFARERVRKQRKRNGETPDELRKVSKMLDRDILTIGFARRFATYKRATLLFSDEERLFKLLNHTERPVQFIFAGKAHPADDGGKAFIQKVIEFTRREGFCHRIAFIEDYDAYIGRRLYQGVDLWLNNPLRPLEASGTSGMKLPPNGGINLSVLDGWWCEAYNKKNGWAIGEEITDGDPTFQNHVDAASLYHLLESQIVPLYYTKPDGNLPLAWIQVMQESMKTVTPMYNTERMVTEYNERFYERAAKARSIFTPNDCAAAAALADWKNEIRRNWEQIRIDHVDVAVTDPLDVPVGDPVTVEARVHFGEVNPDHVSVEAYYGESDEHNIISPTIQPLERVEGPDQTGCLTYRGQIIPSDSGAFGLSVRVVPTSPHLVQAHELRRITWSH, via the coding sequence ATGCATCCACATCTCACGTTCCATGTAACACCAAAATTACCGGAGCGGCTCGAACCGCTGCGCCAGATCGTGATGAACATCTGGTGGAGCTGGGAGCCGGAAGCCCGAGGTCTCTTCCGCGAGATCAATCCAGAACTCTGGCATAGGGTGAACCACTCACCCATCCGCATGCTCCAGCTCGCCTCACAGGACCGCTTGGTAGAACTTTCGAGGGACCCGGATTACCTCCACAGACTCGACACCACATTCCGCCGCTTCAAGACCTACCTCGATCGCCCGGACACCTACTTCAAGAAACGCGCGGCCGACTCTCCGCTCAATGGCCCCATCGCCTACTTCTCGGCTGAGTTCGGCTTCCACGAGTCCATTCCAATTTATTCCGGTGGCCTCGGCATCCTTTCGGGCGACCACTGCAAGGCCGCCTCGGATCTCGACCTTCCATTCATCGGCGTCACCCTGCTCTACCGCCACGGCTACTTCAAACAGCAGATCAACTCCGACGGTTGGCAGGAAGCCCGCGAGCTCGACCAAAACTTTCACCAGCTCCCGGTCGAAGAAGTGACCATCAACGGCAAGCCGCTGATCATCCACGTTCCAATGATCCACCGCAACGTCGCGGTGAAAGTGTGGAAAATGGCCGTCGGCCGAGTCACCCTCTACTTGCTGGACACCGACGTGCCGGAAAACCCGCACGAGGATCGCGAGATTACCGCCCAGCTCTACGGAGGCAACAAGGAAACCCGCATCCAACAGGAGATCATCCTCGGCATGGGCGGAGTCCGCATGTTCGACGCGCTCAACATCGAGCCGGAAGTCTACCACATGAACGAAGGCCACTCCGCCTTCCTCAGCCTGGAGCGCATCCGCCGCCGCATGGCGTCACACAACCTCTCGTTCCGCGCCGCGCTTCAAGTCGTCGCCGCATCAAATGTCTTCACCACCCACACTCCGGTACCGGCGGGTAACGACGCGTTCTCACCAAACATGATGCGCCATTACTTCGCAGGCTACTGCGCGGACTCCGGCATCTCATTTGATGACTTCTACACCTTCGGTCAGGCCACCGTGCACCCGGACCCTGACTTCTCGATGACCATTCTCGCGCTGCGCACCAGCCGCCACGCCAATGGAGTGTCCGCTCTGCATGGCGAAGTCAGCCGTGAAATGTGGCAGAATGTCTGGGCAGGAGTTCCGAGCTCGGAGGTCCCGATTTCCTCGGTTACCAATGGTGTCCACACCAAGACCTGGCTCGCTCCCGAGTTTTCCCGACTCTTTACCAAATACCTGGGCGACGACTGGGAAGACCATATCACCGACACCGAGTTCTGGGGCCGCGTCACCAACATCCCGGCCGAGAAACTGTGGTCGACCCACCAACACCTCAAATCACGGCTCGTCGACTTCGCCCGCGAACGCGTTCGCAAACAACGTAAACGTAACGGCGAGACCCCGGACGAATTGCGCAAGGTCTCGAAGATGCTCGATCGCGATATCCTTACCATCGGATTCGCCCGCCGCTTCGCCACCTACAAGCGCGCCACCCTCCTCTTCTCGGATGAGGAGCGCCTTTTCAAACTGCTCAACCACACGGAGCGCCCGGTTCAGTTCATCTTCGCCGGAAAAGCCCACCCTGCGGACGACGGCGGCAAGGCATTCATCCAAAAAGTCATCGAGTTCACCCGCAGAGAAGGCTTCTGCCACCGGATTGCGTTCATCGAAGACTACGACGCCTACATCGGCCGCCGCCTCTACCAAGGCGTCGACCTCTGGCTCAACAACCCACTGCGTCCACTGGAAGCATCGGGCACCTCCGGCATGAAACTTCCCCCCAACGGCGGCATCAACCTCTCGGTGCTCGATGGTTGGTGGTGCGAGGCCTACAACAAAAAGAACGGCTGGGCCATCGGCGAGGAAATCACGGACGGGGATCCCACCTTCCAAAACCACGTCGATGCCGCGTCGCTCTACCATCTGCTCGAAAGTCAGATCGTCCCGCTCTACTACACCAAGCCAGACGGCAATCTGCCGCTCGCGTGGATCCAGGTCATGCAGGAGTCGATGAAAACCGTCACTCCGATGTACAATACGGAGCGCATGGTCACCGAGTACAACGAGCGCTTCTACGAAAGAGCAGCCAAAGCCCGCTCGATCTTCACACCAAATGACTGCGCAGCGGCTGCCGCCCTCGCCGACTGGAAGAACGAGATCCGCCGCAACTGGGAGCAAATCCGCATCGACCACGTCGACGTCGCGGTCACTGATCCACTCGACGTTCCAGTCGGAGATCCCGTCACGGTCGAGGCACGCGTCCACTTCGGCGAGGTCAACCCGGACCACGTAAGCGTCGAGGCCTATTACGGCGAAAGCGACGAGCACAACATCATCTCCCCTACCATCCAGCCACTTGAGCGCGTGGAGGGACCAGACCAAACAGGATGCCTCACCTACCGCGGTCAGATCATCCCGTCGGATTCGGGTGCCTTCGGCTTGTCGGTGCGCGTCGTTCCGACGTCGCCACATCTCGTGCAAGCCCACGAGCTGCGCCGCATCACCTGGTCGCACTGA
- the lptE gene encoding LPS assembly lipoprotein LptE, translated as MIKFFTRISLLILTAFAVTSCGYRVGDIKPAQLEGVESIAIPLVKNDTLQPRTAQIVTGALISQMEQDGTYSIAQSETADAVLNGRVKSIERRQLRSARDNQLRSRELELRIEFEYELVEKATGDILSRGTFFSSTNVFVSANYQTAERQALPEAARQLAIDLTTRLTEGY; from the coding sequence ATGATCAAGTTTTTCACCCGCATCTCTTTGCTGATCCTCACCGCCTTTGCGGTCACCTCCTGCGGCTACCGAGTGGGCGACATCAAGCCGGCTCAACTCGAAGGCGTCGAATCTATTGCCATCCCACTGGTTAAAAACGACACCCTCCAACCTCGTACCGCTCAAATCGTTACGGGTGCGCTGATCAGCCAAATGGAGCAGGACGGCACCTACAGCATCGCTCAAAGCGAAACCGCCGACGCCGTGCTCAACGGCCGAGTGAAGAGCATCGAACGCCGCCAACTACGCTCCGCTCGCGACAACCAGTTGCGCTCACGGGAACTCGAACTGCGCATTGAGTTCGAATACGAACTGGTGGAAAAAGCCACCGGAGACATCCTCAGCCGCGGCACGTTCTTCTCCAGCACCAACGTCTTCGTCTCGGCGAACTACCAGACGGCAGAACGCCAAGCTCTGCCGGAGGCCGCACGCCAACTGGCAATCGACCTGACCACCCGCTTGACCGAAGGATACTAA
- a CDS encoding sugar phosphate isomerase/epimerase family protein, with amino-acid sequence MLSFSTCWNSSKHHDGAKLLQEITGLGFDTVELSHGMTVSLLPGIQETFDKGQIKVSGLHNFFPSPVEVMVDAPDCYEFTSHRPAERDRAFKLTLRTIETAAYFGAKYLVLHMGSTPLRGLTKELETMVKSGSLNSRKYVQKKLDFIRKREAASPASMKRIIQVLEKLIEPAKEAGIVLAVESRSHFEQVPTEREMVDLMKHFEDCPQVGYWHDFGHVQRKHNLDLIDHQQWLEKMLPYLVGCHVHDVEYPAKDHRVPFTGHMDNFLELMKMVPAEKPMVWELSPGRRPVHIRRALARWAEELPETFAGQNITLPETAD; translated from the coding sequence ATGCTCTCCTTTTCTACCTGCTGGAATAGTTCAAAACACCACGACGGAGCCAAATTGCTCCAGGAAATCACCGGTCTCGGGTTCGATACCGTCGAGCTTTCCCACGGCATGACCGTCAGCCTGCTTCCAGGCATTCAGGAGACCTTCGACAAAGGACAAATCAAAGTCAGCGGACTACACAACTTCTTCCCCTCACCGGTCGAAGTCATGGTCGACGCTCCGGACTGCTACGAGTTCACCTCCCACCGCCCGGCCGAGCGCGACCGCGCATTCAAACTGACGCTGCGCACGATCGAAACCGCCGCCTACTTCGGTGCCAAATACCTCGTGCTCCACATGGGCAGCACCCCACTGCGCGGACTCACCAAGGAGCTCGAGACCATGGTCAAATCCGGCAGCCTGAACTCACGCAAGTACGTCCAGAAGAAGCTCGACTTCATCCGAAAACGCGAAGCCGCGTCGCCTGCGTCCATGAAGCGCATCATCCAGGTGCTGGAGAAACTCATCGAGCCCGCCAAGGAAGCCGGCATCGTTCTCGCCGTGGAATCCCGCAGTCACTTCGAACAAGTCCCGACCGAGCGCGAAATGGTCGACCTGATGAAGCATTTCGAAGATTGCCCGCAGGTCGGCTATTGGCACGACTTCGGCCACGTCCAACGCAAGCATAACCTCGACCTGATCGACCACCAACAGTGGCTCGAAAAAATGCTTCCCTATCTGGTCGGCTGCCACGTCCATGACGTCGAGTACCCCGCCAAAGATCACCGCGTTCCATTCACCGGCCACATGGACAACTTCCTCGAGTTGATGAAAATGGTGCCCGCCGAAAAGCCCATGGTTTGGGAACTTTCCCCAGGCCGCCGCCCGGTCCACATCCGCCGCGCCCTCGCCCGCTGGGCCGAAGAACTTCCAGAAACCTTCGCCGGCCAAAACATCACACTGCCGGAAACCGCGGATTAG
- a CDS encoding diacylglycerol/lipid kinase family protein — MSTVSAIPIIYNPAAKSARSSHREAQLSALSPRVQLVPTTCAGDATRIATELVQEGATTIVAAGGDGTINEVVKGIAACGDAAKDVHLGVLPVGTANVFAQELGLPMLEMGLPGLGMHRCWKIIESGATRRVDVWTGNDMPFIQLAGIGFDAAVINETSWEQKKIAGPLSYLMNAVRIFGESHENVTVTSNALAAPLQGAFVLIGNGQRYGGPMRFFPEAANDDGLLDVMVFKKQEIPALLKFFAAVGTGQIPKSGNDFEFFRCHSLDISAEGQVPFELDGELCGTTPVAIRHAGTINVKVPAKKSNVDL; from the coding sequence ATGAGCACCGTGTCTGCCATCCCAATCATCTACAATCCGGCTGCAAAAAGCGCCCGCTCATCCCACCGCGAGGCCCAGCTCTCCGCGCTATCCCCACGCGTCCAACTGGTTCCCACCACCTGCGCCGGAGATGCCACCCGCATCGCCACCGAATTGGTCCAAGAGGGAGCCACCACGATTGTAGCCGCCGGCGGCGACGGCACCATCAACGAAGTGGTCAAAGGAATCGCCGCCTGCGGAGACGCCGCCAAGGACGTCCATTTGGGCGTACTTCCTGTTGGTACCGCCAATGTGTTTGCCCAGGAACTTGGCCTACCGATGCTTGAGATGGGACTCCCCGGACTGGGGATGCACCGCTGTTGGAAGATTATCGAAAGCGGTGCCACCCGCAGGGTCGATGTCTGGACCGGCAATGACATGCCCTTCATCCAACTGGCGGGAATCGGCTTCGATGCCGCAGTCATCAATGAAACCAGTTGGGAGCAGAAGAAGATCGCGGGCCCTCTCTCCTACCTCATGAACGCAGTGCGCATCTTCGGCGAATCCCACGAAAATGTCACCGTCACCAGCAACGCCCTCGCCGCCCCGCTGCAGGGCGCGTTCGTCCTGATTGGCAATGGCCAACGCTACGGCGGACCGATGCGATTCTTCCCGGAGGCCGCTAACGACGACGGGCTTCTCGATGTCATGGTTTTCAAAAAACAGGAAATCCCCGCACTGCTGAAGTTCTTCGCCGCCGTGGGGACCGGTCAGATCCCCAAATCAGGCAACGACTTCGAATTCTTCCGCTGCCACTCGTTGGACATTTCCGCGGAAGGACAGGTTCCATTCGAACTCGATGGCGAGCTCTGCGGCACCACTCCGGTCGCGATCCGCCACGCCGGCACCATCAATGTCAAAGTGCCTGCGAAAAAATCGAACGTGGACCTGTAG